TGAAAAATGACCTCTTTCTCCTCTGGCTCCTTGCTCCCTACTCCCTGCTCCCTGCTCCCCAATCCCCAGAATGTAGATAAGGCTCACGGATGAAAGCACCATTACCTGATAACGAAGCACAGAGAATTGAGACGCTTTTACAATATAAGATTCTGGATACGCCATCTGAAGCCGCCTTTGACGACCTTACCCGTTTAGCTTCGTATATTTGTCAGACTCCTATTGCCTTAATTAGCTTAATTGATACAAATCGCCAGTGGTTCAAGTCAAAAGTCGGAATGGAAGCTCTAGAAACACACCGAGATTTTGCATTCTGTGCCCATGCCATACTCCAGCCTGACATTTTGGTTGTGCCTGATGCCACAAATGACGAACGATTCGCTACAAACCCACTGGTAATATCTGACCCAAATATTCGGTTTTATGCTGGTGTACCTTTGACTAACGCTGAGGGGTACGCGCTAGGAACCCTGTGTGTAATTGACTACGTACCACGAGAACTTAATCCAGAACAACTGGAGGCATTGCGAACCTTAGGTCGTCATGTCATTAAGCAACTGGAACTGCGCCGAAATTTAGCAAGTTTGGTACTTGTTACCAAAAAAGGCAAACAGGCGCAGAGGCTAGGCAAGGAATTTTTCAAAAAGATTGCAGCAGGTTTGGCTTTGGCGTCGGCAATGGTAGTTATGATTGGCGTGGTTTCTTATCAAAATACAAGAGTATCTACTAATAATCGCAGTCTAATAAAAAAGACTTATAAAAAAATTAACAGCTTAGAAAAACTACTGTCCCAAATCAAAGATGCCGAGACGGGACAAAGTAGTTACCTCTTCACTGGGCAACAAATTTATCTAAAACCTTATCAAACAGCACTCGCTAACGTCGATCAAGAAATTGCCAAGCTGAAGGGTTTAACAGCAGATCAACCGAACCAACAAAAGCAGATTGCAACACTTGAATTTCTCATCACGGCTAAACTTGCTGAACTACAACAGACTATCGACTTGCGCCAGAATAAGGGATTAGAGACGGCGTTGCAAGTACTACAGAAAAATAATCAGCAAAATCTCATGGATGATATCCGCAAGGCGATCAATGAGATGGTGGACGAGCAAAGGGAACAGCTTCAGCAGCAATTACAAACAGCAAAAGCTCGAATTCGTAACACAATTCTGATACTTGCGATCGCAATCTGCCTAAGTTTTATTGTTCTTGTTGTAGTCTACTACTTCATCTATCGTGAGGTTACAGAGCGGAAAAAGGCAGAAGAAACCTTAAATCAAGAACGCAATTTTATCTCAGCAATCCTTGATACAGTCGGCATGTTGGTAATAGTTCTCGACAGTCAAGGAAAAATCGTTCGTTTCAATCAAGCTTGTGAGCAAATAACCGGTTACTCCTTCGATGAGGTGAGGGGTAGGTATTTCTGGAACTTATTCCTACTTCCTGAAGAATTGGAGCCAGTCAAAGCAGTTTTTAAGCAATTGCTAACGGGTAAAGGCTTCTTGGAGTACGAAAACCATTGGGTAATGAAAGATGGCAGTCGACGACTGATTGCCTGGTCGAATACCTTCTTAAAAGACTATGAAGGATCAGTAGAATACATCGTTAGTACTGGTATTGACATTACCAATCACAAACGCGCACAACAGCATCTAACTGCCCAATATGCTACAACCCGCGTCTTAGCAGAGTCCGCCACAATCGGCGAAGCTACTCGCCAAATCTTGCAAGGAATTTGTGAGAGTTTGGTATGGGATTTGGGTGAAATTTGGATGGTCGATGAGCAAGCAAACGTGCTGCGTTTTCTCGATATCTGGCATAAAACATCCCTGGAAATGCAGGAGTTTGAATCACTAAAGCGACAAACCACCTTTGCGCCAGGAATTGGACTACCTGGACAGGTTTGGGCTAGTTCTGAACCTGTTTGGATCGCTGATATCGTTAAAGATATGAATTTTCCTAACTTCAAAATTGCTGCTCAAGTAGGACTACACGCAGCTTTTGGTTTTCCAATCCGCAGCGACCATAAAATCCTCGGTGTCATTACCTGCTTCAACCGTGAAATCCATCCCCCTGACCAAGATTTGGTCAAAACAATGAATTATATCGGTGAACAAGTGGGGCAATTTATCCAGCGTAAACTAGCTGAAGAAGAAATACAACGCCAAAATTTGCGATCGCAACTATTTACCGAAATTACCCTCAAAATTCGTCAGTCTTTGGAAATCGAAGAAATTCTCCAAATCACTGTTGAGGAGGTACAAAAGATTCTCCAGACTGACCGAGTTTTGATATATCAGTTTTTGCCAGATGAGTCTGCAACCACCGTTACTGAAGCAGTAGTTTCTGGCTTACCAGCAATCAAAGAGCAAAATATTACTCCCCTTTATTTACAAGCGGAATATCTACAACAATATTATCTACAGCAGTACCGTCAAGGACAGATTTTAGAGCTAAATAACTTGGCTCTGCCGGAAGTTGAACAAAGCCATCTAGAATTAATCCAACAGTTTGGGGTCAAAGTTAATTTAGTTGTGCCCATTCTTGTCAAAGAAGAACTGCGCGGTTTGCTCATAGTTCATCAGTGTGACGATTCCCACCACTGGTCTAGCTTTGAAACTCATCTTTTGCGACAAATAGCTGACCAAGTAGGTATTGCCTTAGTCCAAGCCCAACTATTAGCAGCAGAAACTCGTCAGCGAAAAGAACTGGAAATTGCCCGTCGCCAAGCGGAATTAGCTTCTCAAATGAAAAGTGCCTTTTTGGCAAATATCAGTCATGAAATTCGAACTCCGATGAACGCTGTATTGGGAATGACCAGTTTGGTATTAGATACTCCCTTAGACGCAGAACAGCGAGATTTTATCGAAACAATTCGCAGTAGTGGAGACGCCCTTTTAAGTTTAATCAACGAAATTTTGGATCTTTCTAAACTTGAAGCTGGAGAGATGGCTCTCGAAACTCTAGATTTTGATCTATCCACTTGTGTAGAAGAAGTGGTGGAATTATTAGCTCCCTCAGCCCATAACAAGGGATTAGAAATTGCTGCACTGATTGAGCATAACGTCCCCACTCACCTCAAAGGAGATACCGGTAGGCTGCGGCAAATTCTGATGAACTTAATCAGCAATGCGATCAAGTTTACCAGCGCTGGCGAAGTATTAGTGCAAGCCGAATTGCGTTCCTTTTCTTCGACTACAGCCACCATCCATTTTGACATCACAGATACAGGTCTTGGTATTAGCCCTGAGGACCAACGCAAACTCTTTACGCCATTTACTCAAGTGGATGCTTCTACCACTCGTAAATATGGTGGTACTGGTTTGGGATTAGCTATTTGTAAACAGCTTGTAACCTTGATGGGAGGAGTGATTGGGGTAGAAAGTCAGATAGGGAAAGGATCTAATTTTTGGTTTGAGATACTTTTTACCAAACAAGTTGAGCCTGTTTTGCCAAAATGCGATAGCTTCGCCAACGCCAAGGGCGAACGCCCACTTTTACAAAATCACCGCTTGTTAATGGTCGATAACAACGCTACTAATTGTAAAATTATCTCCCATCAAGCTACTCATTGGGGAATGATGGTAGATCGTGTTGACAATATTGCTGCGGCCCTGAAAGTTATTCAGCAAGCTTGTGAGCAGGGGAAACCATATCATATCGCCTTGATTGATATGCAAATACCCCAAACTGATGGCATGACAATCAAAGAACAAATTCAAGCTAATTCTGCACTTGCTGAGATCCCTTTGATTATGATCGCCTCTAATAATCAACGGGATGAAGTGCAGCAGGCACTCAAAATTGGGTTTGCGGCTTATTTGGTCAAACCCATTAGACCATCACGACTCCTTGATACCATCATGACTATTTTAGGAGTGCAGTCGGAATCAGAACAAGAGGCTACTAAAGAAATCCAGAGTCTAGAAACTTCAGACATTCTTACTGCCGCTTTCTCTAACCCATCTGCTAAATCGAAGTTAAGAATTCTCCTAGCAGAAGATAATTTGGTGAATCAGAAAGTAGCCTTGAAGCAACTCCAGAGTTTGGGCTATAAAGCCGATGTCGTTGCCAATGGCAAGGAAGTTTTGCAGCTATTAGAAAAAATTCCTTACGATTTGATTTTAATGGATTGCCAAATGCCAATTCTCGACGGTTTAGAAACCACAAAAGAAATTCATCGTTGGCAAGAGGACGCTTTTGCACTGGGTCATCGTCCTGTGGTGATTGCGATGACGGCGAATGTGATGAAAGAAGACCAACAAACGTGTCTCAATGCCGGAATGGACGACTATCTGAGTAAGCCAGTTTTTAAAGAAAAATTGGCTGCCACCTTAGAGCATTGGACAGGCGTGATTTCTTCCCAACAAGAGTCAATTGTGTATGAACAAGTAGTTTCCACCACAAACAACGGCACAGACAATCTAGCAATTGATTGGGAACAGTTGCATCAGATATCGGGAAATGATCAAGAATTTGAACTAAATCTATTGCAATTATGCGTTGAAGATATTAAACCACGTTTAGAGGTCATTAAAATAGCGATCGCACATAATAACTTTGAGCAAATAGCACGAGAAGCCCATCACCTTAAAGGTGCTAGTGCCAACATTGGAGCCACAGCTATGTATCTAGCCGCTGACAAACTAGAACAACTAGCTAACGATCAAGACCTAAGAGGTACTACTAACTTAATTTCAGAATTAAATGAATTTGTCAACTGCATTCAAGACTTTTTAACAAAATAGAATAAAGGTGTCGTTTGAGGCGTTGATTAATGGTTGCTTTGATGGTAAGCAGATTGGCGCGGTAGGGGGTTGGTAATTTATAAACCTTGCTACGATGTCAAACATCTACAATTTTTACCAAGAAAACATCATCGAAAATATCTAATATCATATCCGACTAAATACTTGTCATTACGTTTGCTCTTGGCGTTCCCGCAGGGTACGCAGCGATAGCGGAGTGAAGTAATCGCAATGATTCTGTGATTGCTTCGTTCCACTCGCAATGACATATCATAAGTGATTAAGCGGACATGATATAACTCGATAATCGCCTACTCTAATTCGATATGAATTTTCTTCACCCTGTAACTTTTTAACTCTATTGGGACGTGGTTCTATAGCCAATTCATCTATTTTGGGTTGTATGTGGTCTTGTAATTATTGGGATAGTTATCTAAACATTTTTCTAGCACCTTTGGTAAATTTAACTTTGTAAGTCACGCTACGTCCTTTTTTCTTTCGTTAGCGATTTCCTTTTTTATGTCGTCCCATGCAATAAGACTATTATTTTCTAGATCGGTTTTAGCAGCATTTTTGAGCAGCGCCATCTTTCTCCCCACTCCCTACGCCCCAATATTCAACAATTTCGCCATCGCCAACCGTTGTAGTTTACCGGTAGCACCACGAGGTAGTTGATCTAAAATGTGAACTTGCTTGGGAACTTTGAAGTCTGCCAGCATGTTTGAACAGTGAGTTAAAAGTTCTTTTTCGCTAACTTCTGCTTTCAGAACCACAGCGGCGTGGATATCTTCTCCTAAAGATTTGTGGGGGACAGCAAAAGCTAAGGCTTCGGCGACTGCGGGATGACGCAACAAGACATCATCCACTTCTAAGGGAGAAATTTTTTCCCCACCCCGATTAATCAATTCTTTAATGCGTCCAGTCAAGCGGAGGTAGCCATCTTCGTCCACAGTACCTTGATCTCCTGTGCGGAACCAACCATTTACAAAAGCAGTGGCGTTAGCTTCTGTATTATTTTCGTAGCCATCTATAACATTGGGTGCTTTTACCACCACTTCACCCAAGCTTCCCTGAGATAATAGGTTGCCTTTAGAGTCCATAATCCCTACTTCAACACCGAAGCCATAACCGACAGTACCCGGTTTCCTGACTTTTGGCGGTAGGGGATTAGTGGTCATTAAGTGAGATGCTTCAGTCATGCTATAAGCTTCTACCACTGGAGCATTCAAAGTTGCCTCTAGCTGTTCAATGATAACCGGGGGCAAAGAAGCGCTACTAGAGCGAATAAAACGAAAGCGATTAGCTTTAACAATTTCTGTGTTGCGGCTAGCGCGTGCCAAAATTGTCTGGTGCATAGTTGGCGCTGCGGAGTACCAGGTGGGTTTGTAGGTATCTACCAGTTTCCAAAACTCCAGGGCATTGAAACCATTGGGACAAACTAGTGTACCGCCCGATGCCAGAGTTGCCAGCAAACAGCCCACCAATCCGTGAATATGGAACAG
This Nostoc sp. C052 DNA region includes the following protein-coding sequences:
- a CDS encoding GAF domain-containing protein; this encodes MKAPLPDNEAQRIETLLQYKILDTPSEAAFDDLTRLASYICQTPIALISLIDTNRQWFKSKVGMEALETHRDFAFCAHAILQPDILVVPDATNDERFATNPLVISDPNIRFYAGVPLTNAEGYALGTLCVIDYVPRELNPEQLEALRTLGRHVIKQLELRRNLASLVLVTKKGKQAQRLGKEFFKKIAAGLALASAMVVMIGVVSYQNTRVSTNNRSLIKKTYKKINSLEKLLSQIKDAETGQSSYLFTGQQIYLKPYQTALANVDQEIAKLKGLTADQPNQQKQIATLEFLITAKLAELQQTIDLRQNKGLETALQVLQKNNQQNLMDDIRKAINEMVDEQREQLQQQLQTAKARIRNTILILAIAICLSFIVLVVVYYFIYREVTERKKAEETLNQERNFISAILDTVGMLVIVLDSQGKIVRFNQACEQITGYSFDEVRGRYFWNLFLLPEELEPVKAVFKQLLTGKGFLEYENHWVMKDGSRRLIAWSNTFLKDYEGSVEYIVSTGIDITNHKRAQQHLTAQYATTRVLAESATIGEATRQILQGICESLVWDLGEIWMVDEQANVLRFLDIWHKTSLEMQEFESLKRQTTFAPGIGLPGQVWASSEPVWIADIVKDMNFPNFKIAAQVGLHAAFGFPIRSDHKILGVITCFNREIHPPDQDLVKTMNYIGEQVGQFIQRKLAEEEIQRQNLRSQLFTEITLKIRQSLEIEEILQITVEEVQKILQTDRVLIYQFLPDESATTVTEAVVSGLPAIKEQNITPLYLQAEYLQQYYLQQYRQGQILELNNLALPEVEQSHLELIQQFGVKVNLVVPILVKEELRGLLIVHQCDDSHHWSSFETHLLRQIADQVGIALVQAQLLAAETRQRKELEIARRQAELASQMKSAFLANISHEIRTPMNAVLGMTSLVLDTPLDAEQRDFIETIRSSGDALLSLINEILDLSKLEAGEMALETLDFDLSTCVEEVVELLAPSAHNKGLEIAALIEHNVPTHLKGDTGRLRQILMNLISNAIKFTSAGEVLVQAELRSFSSTTATIHFDITDTGLGISPEDQRKLFTPFTQVDASTTRKYGGTGLGLAICKQLVTLMGGVIGVESQIGKGSNFWFEILFTKQVEPVLPKCDSFANAKGERPLLQNHRLLMVDNNATNCKIISHQATHWGMMVDRVDNIAAALKVIQQACEQGKPYHIALIDMQIPQTDGMTIKEQIQANSALAEIPLIMIASNNQRDEVQQALKIGFAAYLVKPIRPSRLLDTIMTILGVQSESEQEATKEIQSLETSDILTAAFSNPSAKSKLRILLAEDNLVNQKVALKQLQSLGYKADVVANGKEVLQLLEKIPYDLILMDCQMPILDGLETTKEIHRWQEDAFALGHRPVVIAMTANVMKEDQQTCLNAGMDDYLSKPVFKEKLAATLEHWTGVISSQQESIVYEQVVSTTNNGTDNLAIDWEQLHQISGNDQEFELNLLQLCVEDIKPRLEVIKIAIAHNNFEQIAREAHHLKGASANIGATAMYLAADKLEQLANDQDLRGTTNLISELNEFVNCIQDFLTK
- a CDS encoding acyl--CoA ligase; amino-acid sequence: MNLFELLVGEDNHPALVTAEGRSLTYQQLRDNVLGLVTQLNSFGLKRGERIAIAMSNGSPMAITFLAAALCGTAAPLNPKYKQEEFAFYYQDTQAKALITLSEGSEAAIAAVTPDMILINAKVNTDGTLSFELVKEKLPPCSPPPAPLPQSDDIAMILHTSGTTSRPKRVPIRHRNLIASANNFIGAYSLTAADTTLCLMPLFHIHGLVGCLLATLASGGTLVCPNGFNALEFWKLVDTYKPTWYSAAPTMHQTILARASRNTEIVKANRFRFIRSSSASLPPVIIEQLEATLNAPVVEAYSMTEASHLMTTNPLPPKVRKPGTVGYGFGVEVGIMDSKGNLLSQGSLGEVVVKAPNVIDGYENNTEANATAFVNGWFRTGDQGTVDEDGYLRLTGRIKELINRGGEKISPLEVDDVLLRHPAVAEALAFAVPHKSLGEDIHAAVVLKAEVSEKELLTHCSNMLADFKVPKQVHILDQLPRGATGKLQRLAMAKLLNIGA